A single window of Syntrophus aciditrophicus SB DNA harbors:
- the dxs gene encoding 1-deoxy-D-xylulose-5-phosphate synthase gives MFISSMNPVKKNNSGGILSRIQFPEDIRMLDIGDLTLLASDIRSAIIETVSRTGGHLASSLGTVELTLAVHKVFDTPKDRVIWDVGHQAYAHKLITGRRDVFSTLRQKGGISGFPKREESPYDVFNVGHSSTSISAASGIAEARDLKKERFKVVAIIGDGSMTAGLAFEGLNWSGDRKKDLVIILNDNEMSISPNVGALSSYLNHIMTGQTANKIRKDIRNFLKTIPSIGEQVLEFSRRAEESLKALIVPGALFEDLGFTYVGPLEGHRLDHLIRNLEDVRNMEGPVLVHVITRKGKGYKFAEAEPLRFHGICPFSPETGKPAAASESPVPPSYTQVFGNTIVKLARQNPRLVAITAAMCEGTGLNAFAEEFPERFFDVGIAEQHSVTFAAGLATEGILPVVAIYSSFLQRAYDQILHDVCLQNLPVVFALDRAGFVGEDGPTHHGLFDLSYLRSIPNMVVMAPKDENELQHMLHTAVACGKPAAVRYPRGSGVGVTMDSQPFSLELGKGEVLCEGGSLAILAVGDPVHPALTAAVQLREEGIYATVVNARFVKPLDRELLLRIVRSFKKILTVEENVLTGGFGSAILEFLEENDIHGIQVKRLGIRDEFAEQATQAEQRRLYGIDEQGIAAAVRSMMNMGRSSQMEACL, from the coding sequence ATGTTTATCTCTTCTATGAACCCGGTAAAAAAGAATAATTCCGGCGGCATTCTCAGTCGGATACAATTCCCCGAGGATATCCGGATGCTGGACATCGGCGACCTTACGCTTCTGGCGAGTGACATACGGTCGGCTATCATCGAAACGGTTTCCCGCACGGGCGGACATCTGGCCTCATCCCTGGGAACCGTCGAGTTGACCCTGGCCGTACACAAGGTTTTCGATACACCGAAAGACCGTGTGATCTGGGATGTGGGACACCAGGCTTACGCCCACAAACTGATCACAGGACGCAGGGATGTCTTCTCTACCCTCCGGCAGAAAGGGGGAATCAGCGGCTTTCCTAAAAGGGAAGAAAGCCCCTATGATGTCTTCAACGTCGGCCACAGCAGCACCTCCATTTCCGCCGCTTCCGGCATCGCCGAGGCCCGGGATCTGAAGAAAGAGCGTTTCAAGGTCGTGGCCATAATCGGCGACGGGTCCATGACGGCCGGCTTGGCTTTTGAAGGTTTGAACTGGTCAGGAGACCGGAAAAAAGACCTCGTCATTATTCTCAATGACAACGAGATGTCCATTTCACCCAATGTAGGCGCCCTGTCCTCCTACCTGAACCACATCATGACAGGTCAGACGGCGAATAAAATTAGAAAGGACATCAGGAATTTTCTGAAAACGATCCCTTCCATCGGCGAGCAAGTGCTGGAATTCAGCAGAAGAGCGGAGGAATCACTCAAGGCCCTCATTGTACCCGGGGCGCTCTTTGAAGACCTCGGGTTTACCTATGTGGGCCCCCTGGAAGGCCATCGCCTCGATCACTTGATCCGGAATCTCGAGGACGTACGCAACATGGAAGGGCCTGTCCTGGTTCATGTCATTACACGGAAAGGCAAGGGGTACAAGTTCGCTGAAGCCGAACCCCTTCGTTTCCATGGAATCTGCCCTTTTTCGCCGGAGACTGGAAAGCCGGCGGCTGCAAGCGAATCTCCAGTTCCCCCATCCTACACGCAGGTCTTCGGAAATACGATTGTAAAGCTTGCTCGTCAAAATCCCCGACTCGTCGCTATTACCGCAGCCATGTGCGAGGGAACGGGACTGAACGCATTTGCTGAGGAGTTTCCGGAACGCTTTTTCGATGTGGGCATTGCGGAACAGCACAGTGTGACCTTCGCCGCCGGACTGGCCACGGAAGGGATCCTGCCTGTGGTGGCGATTTATTCGAGCTTTCTCCAACGGGCCTACGATCAGATCCTGCACGATGTCTGCCTGCAGAATCTTCCGGTTGTTTTCGCTCTGGACCGGGCGGGTTTCGTCGGAGAAGACGGTCCGACTCATCACGGCCTCTTTGATCTTTCCTATCTGCGGTCTATCCCGAACATGGTCGTCATGGCTCCCAAGGACGAAAACGAGCTGCAGCATATGCTGCACACTGCCGTCGCCTGCGGAAAACCGGCAGCCGTACGCTACCCGCGAGGAAGCGGCGTCGGCGTGACAATGGACTCCCAGCCGTTTTCCCTGGAACTCGGAAAAGGAGAAGTGCTTTGCGAAGGTGGGAGTCTGGCTATCCTGGCTGTCGGAGATCCGGTTCATCCAGCTCTAACCGCCGCCGTCCAACTCAGGGAGGAAGGAATTTACGCCACGGTAGTCAACGCCCGGTTTGTCAAACCTCTGGACAGGGAACTCCTTTTGAGAATCGTGCGGTCCTTCAAAAAAATCCTGACCGTGGAGGAAAATGTCCTCACGGGGGGATTCGGCAGCGCTATTCTGGAATTTCTTGAAGAAAACGATATCCATGGAATCCAGGTCAAACGGTTGGGAATCCGGGATGAATTTGCCGAACAGGCCACACAGGCCGAGCAGCGCAGGCTTTACGGCATTGATGAACAGGGGATTGCTGCCGCTGTCCGGTCGATGATGAACATGGGCAGATCGTCCCAGATGGAGGCCTGCCTTTGA
- a CDS encoding polyprenyl synthetase family protein gives MDLNAYIKEKKLRIDEAIDRYLPGEEESPGELFKAMRYSLFAGGKRIRPILCLAAAEAVGTSVSSDCLLPVACALEYIHTYSLIHDDLPAMDNDDYRRGKPTSHKVFGDALAILAGDALLTEAFELMTRTDFHTGLAPEILLRVIREIAAAAGAFGMVGGQVEDLRAEGKPGNLDTLNRIHNRKTGAMIVVSLRAGAILSGGSEQAVSALTDYGHKIGLVFQIADDILNVEGDRTVLGKSTGSDASRGKMTFPLLMGLEPSRQKAFALVEEALRDLDGFDNRATPLRLMARYFVERRL, from the coding sequence CTGGATCTGAATGCCTACATCAAGGAAAAAAAGCTGCGGATCGATGAAGCCATCGACCGCTACCTGCCCGGCGAGGAGGAATCCCCGGGTGAACTTTTTAAAGCGATGCGGTACAGCCTTTTTGCAGGCGGGAAGAGGATCCGTCCCATTCTCTGTCTTGCGGCTGCAGAAGCTGTTGGAACTTCAGTCTCTTCCGATTGCCTTCTTCCGGTGGCCTGCGCCCTCGAATACATCCATACCTATTCATTGATTCATGACGATCTTCCCGCCATGGACAATGACGACTACCGCCGGGGAAAGCCCACCAGCCACAAGGTTTTCGGTGATGCTCTGGCCATTCTCGCCGGGGACGCTCTGCTCACGGAGGCCTTTGAACTGATGACCCGAACCGATTTTCATACCGGCCTGGCCCCGGAAATTCTCCTGAGAGTCATCAGGGAAATCGCTGCTGCTGCCGGGGCTTTCGGCATGGTGGGAGGACAGGTGGAAGATTTGCGTGCGGAAGGAAAACCCGGAAATCTGGACACGCTGAACCGAATTCATAATCGGAAAACAGGGGCAATGATCGTCGTTTCCCTTAGAGCAGGGGCGATACTTTCCGGAGGATCGGAGCAGGCCGTTTCGGCATTGACAGATTACGGCCACAAGATCGGCCTGGTTTTCCAGATTGCCGACGACATTCTCAACGTGGAGGGAGACCGGACTGTGCTGGGTAAAAGCACGGGGAGTGACGCGAGCCGTGGTAAAATGACCTTCCCTCTCCTTATGGGATTGGAACCATCCCGTCAGAAGGCCTTTGCCCTGGTTGAGGAGGCTCTGCGCGATCTTGACGGTTTTGACAACCGGGCGACTCCTCTGCGGCTGATGGCCAGATATTTTGTGGAGCGCCGACTTTAA
- a CDS encoding efflux RND transporter periplasmic adaptor subunit, which translates to MKRKIIAVIILMILIGTGTYFLLKGGEKGPKYRMVEIDRGDVRATVTATGTVNAVTTVLVGTQVSGTIRDLYVDYNSPVKKGQLLAQIDPATFEARVQEAKANLLLAKANEEKAGASLVDAKRTLARNGMLFTRNLIARSELDTAETSVSVATAQLSAARAQVEQTRASLNYAETNLRYTKILSPVDGTVISRNVDVGQTVAASFQTPTLFNIAQDLTRMQINTSVDEADIGKIQVDQPVEFSVDAYPDMIFEGKIAEVRSAPITVQNVVTYDVVARVDNPDLRLKPGMTANVSIVVAEKKNVLRVSNAALRFRPPDAEIGGKSAPVRGKGQGVWVPTEKNPKRVAVTTGISDGTFTEILSGDLRESQSVIVEVMRDKKKNNAAAQPQTPRMFR; encoded by the coding sequence ATGAAGAGAAAGATCATTGCTGTTATCATTCTGATGATCCTGATTGGGACGGGGACGTATTTTCTGCTTAAGGGGGGAGAAAAAGGTCCGAAATACAGAATGGTCGAGATAGACCGGGGCGACGTCCGGGCGACGGTGACGGCGACCGGCACGGTAAACGCCGTCACGACCGTTCTTGTGGGAACTCAGGTTTCAGGAACGATCAGGGATTTGTATGTGGATTACAATTCTCCGGTAAAAAAGGGACAGCTTCTGGCCCAGATCGATCCGGCGACGTTTGAAGCGCGTGTTCAAGAGGCCAAAGCCAATCTGCTCCTGGCAAAGGCAAACGAAGAAAAAGCCGGGGCTTCTCTTGTTGACGCAAAACGCACATTGGCAAGAAACGGGATGCTTTTCACCCGGAATCTCATTGCCCGCAGCGAGCTCGACACGGCGGAAACCAGCGTGTCGGTAGCCACAGCCCAGCTTTCCGCAGCCAGAGCGCAGGTTGAACAGACACGGGCTTCCCTGAACTATGCGGAAACCAATCTCAGATACACGAAGATCCTTTCCCCAGTTGATGGAACGGTGATTTCCCGGAATGTGGATGTCGGACAGACGGTTGCCGCCAGTTTCCAGACTCCGACGCTGTTCAATATTGCTCAGGATCTGACGCGCATGCAGATCAACACCAGCGTTGATGAAGCGGATATTGGAAAGATCCAGGTCGATCAGCCGGTGGAATTCTCGGTGGATGCCTATCCTGACATGATTTTTGAAGGAAAAATTGCTGAGGTGCGAAGTGCTCCCATCACAGTTCAGAATGTGGTGACATATGATGTTGTGGCCCGGGTTGACAACCCTGATCTTCGCCTGAAACCCGGCATGACGGCCAATGTTTCCATCGTGGTTGCCGAAAAGAAGAACGTGCTCCGGGTTTCCAATGCCGCCCTGCGATTCCGTCCGCCAGATGCCGAAATTGGTGGCAAGTCAGCTCCCGTCAGGGGGAAAGGACAGGGCGTCTGGGTTCCGACAGAAAAAAATCCGAAACGCGTTGCCGTTACGACCGGAATCAGTGACGGAACGTTTACGGAAATCCTTTCCGGCGATCTGCGGGAGAGTCAATCCGTCATTGTCGAAGTCATGAGGGACAAAAAGAAAAACAATGCCGCGGCGCAGCCGCAGACACCAAGGATGTTTCGCTAA
- a CDS encoding ABC transporter permease, with protein sequence MINIPSTLKISFRALRVNKMRSALTMLGIIIGVGAVIAMLAVGTGAGEKISGQISTMGSNLIMVLPGSTTSGGLRMGAGTVQTLTMADAEAILKECPAVLEVAPTLNGGAQVVYGNQNWSTVIHGTTPGILTVRDWTLTSGRSFTEQDIRSATKVAILGQTVADNLFGGMEPVGQIIRIKKVPFTVIGLLELKGQSPMGQDQDDIIYIPLTTAQKKIFGTSFPGMVRSIMVKAASAEDLEAAEGQVTELLRQRHRITDRQENDFTVRNLTQLMQVAEESSRIMTLLLGAIASVSLLVGGIGIMNIMLVSVTERTREIGIRMAVGAKTWDIRLQFIIEALTLSLTGGITGIILGVAASKILSAAAGWPTIVSPLSIFLAFGFSGLVGIFFGFYPAYKASLLNPIEALRYE encoded by the coding sequence ATGATTAACATCCCGTCAACGCTGAAAATTTCTTTCCGCGCCCTTCGGGTGAACAAAATGAGATCTGCACTCACCATGCTTGGGATCATCATCGGGGTTGGAGCCGTGATCGCCATGCTGGCTGTCGGCACGGGCGCCGGCGAAAAGATCTCCGGGCAGATATCGACCATGGGGAGCAATTTGATCATGGTTCTGCCGGGCAGCACGACGTCGGGAGGATTGCGAATGGGTGCGGGGACGGTGCAGACGCTGACCATGGCGGATGCTGAGGCGATTCTGAAGGAATGTCCGGCGGTGCTGGAGGTTGCCCCGACTTTAAACGGCGGCGCTCAGGTCGTCTATGGAAACCAGAACTGGTCTACCGTCATTCATGGAACGACGCCGGGCATTCTCACCGTGCGGGACTGGACACTGACCTCAGGACGTTCCTTTACGGAGCAGGATATCCGGAGCGCGACGAAGGTGGCCATCCTCGGGCAAACCGTCGCGGACAATCTCTTCGGAGGGATGGAGCCTGTCGGGCAGATCATCCGGATCAAAAAGGTGCCCTTTACCGTCATCGGACTCCTGGAGCTTAAAGGGCAGTCTCCCATGGGGCAGGACCAGGATGACATCATCTATATTCCCTTGACGACCGCTCAAAAGAAGATTTTCGGGACTTCCTTTCCGGGGATGGTGCGCTCCATCATGGTCAAGGCCGCCAGTGCGGAAGATCTTGAGGCGGCAGAAGGGCAGGTTACGGAGCTCCTCAGGCAGCGGCATCGCATCACAGACCGGCAGGAAAATGATTTCACGGTAAGGAACCTGACCCAGCTCATGCAGGTTGCGGAGGAGTCCAGCCGGATTATGACCCTTCTGCTCGGGGCCATTGCATCGGTATCGCTGCTGGTCGGCGGAATCGGGATCATGAATATCATGCTGGTATCGGTAACGGAACGGACGAGAGAAATCGGCATCCGGATGGCCGTAGGGGCGAAAACATGGGACATTCGCCTCCAGTTTATCATCGAGGCTTTGACTCTTTCCCTGACCGGGGGAATAACGGGGATTATCCTGGGCGTTGCTGCTTCCAAAATCCTGTCGGCCGCGGCAGGCTGGCCGACAATCGTTTCGCCCCTGTCCATTTTCCTGGCCTTCGGCTTCTCCGGGCTGGTCGGAATCTTTTTCGGCTTTTATCCGGCGTACAAAGCCTCGCTTCTCAATCCCATCGAAGCCCTGCGCTACGAGTAA
- the xseA gene encoding exodeoxyribonuclease VII large subunit yields MKGSITEILTVSELNEKIRDLLEARFDLLWVEGEVSNLRRPSSGHIYFTLKDEKSQIRAVIFRFLPGSRPFRNNRLPFFDLEEGMQITCRARLAVYAPRGEYQLILDSLEPRGTGALQKAYEQLKARLQAEGLFDASRKKPIPYLPRRIGVITSPTGAVIRDILNITARRFPSVSLVIAPVRVQGPEAPREIVQAIQDLHSLEEVDVLILARGGGSLEDLSAFNDESVARAIASSSLPVISAVGHETDFTIADFAADVRAPTPSTAAELAVPNRNDLTAWLAGTRSRLYTLLIRSMTQRREQLVRCRERLKDPQRVITGLRLALDDHRERGRLIIQQRLSAEKQNILLQRLRLQQAGPLRRIRDTRLNVEDMEKRLISSCRLNLDRARKSWTVSATRVDSLSPLAVLERGYSIARTLPGGRIIRDVAMLKIGDSLELRVRKGRLEAEVTRIIPE; encoded by the coding sequence ATGAAGGGAAGTATAACGGAAATATTAACCGTTTCGGAACTGAATGAAAAAATCCGGGATCTTCTGGAAGCCCGGTTTGATCTGCTCTGGGTGGAGGGGGAAGTGTCCAATTTGCGCCGCCCCTCCTCGGGACATATCTATTTTACGCTCAAGGATGAAAAAAGTCAGATTCGGGCAGTCATATTCCGGTTTTTACCCGGATCGAGGCCCTTCCGGAACAATCGTCTCCCTTTTTTCGACCTTGAGGAAGGCATGCAGATCACCTGTCGAGCCAGACTGGCCGTCTACGCGCCGAGAGGAGAGTACCAGCTGATTCTTGACTCGCTGGAACCCCGGGGAACCGGCGCTCTTCAGAAGGCGTATGAACAGTTGAAAGCCCGCCTGCAGGCCGAGGGACTTTTTGATGCCTCCCGGAAAAAACCGATTCCCTACCTTCCCCGGCGAATCGGCGTGATCACCTCCCCCACGGGAGCCGTCATCCGCGACATCCTGAACATCACGGCAAGACGCTTTCCCTCCGTTTCTCTCGTGATCGCTCCCGTCCGCGTTCAGGGACCGGAAGCACCCAGGGAGATCGTTCAAGCCATTCAGGATCTGCATTCCCTTGAAGAAGTCGATGTCCTCATTCTGGCTCGCGGGGGAGGATCGCTCGAAGATCTATCCGCTTTCAATGATGAAAGCGTCGCCCGTGCCATCGCCTCGTCATCTCTTCCGGTTATCTCCGCAGTCGGCCATGAGACGGACTTCACTATCGCCGACTTTGCAGCGGATGTCCGTGCGCCTACGCCATCCACTGCCGCGGAACTGGCCGTGCCCAACAGGAACGATCTGACCGCCTGGCTTGCAGGAACCCGGTCAAGACTTTACACACTCTTAATCCGGAGCATGACACAAAGGCGGGAGCAGCTGGTCCGATGCCGGGAACGGTTAAAGGACCCACAGCGCGTCATCACAGGTTTGCGTCTCGCCCTGGACGACCACAGGGAACGCGGCCGGCTTATCATTCAACAGCGGCTGTCAGCGGAAAAGCAGAATATTCTGCTTCAGCGCCTGCGTCTTCAGCAGGCAGGCCCCCTCCGCAGAATAAGGGACACCCGTTTGAACGTTGAGGATATGGAAAAGCGGCTCATTTCCTCCTGCCGGCTTAATCTGGACCGGGCGAGAAAAAGCTGGACCGTTTCGGCGACACGCGTGGACTCCCTGAGTCCCCTTGCCGTTCTGGAGCGGGGGTACAGCATTGCCAGGACATTGCCGGGAGGTAGAATTATAAGGGATGTCGCCATGCTGAAAATCGGCGATTCCCTGGAGCTTCGGGTGCGAAAGGGCCGCCTTGAGGCAGAGGTCACGAGGATTATTCCGGAGTAA
- a CDS encoding 1,9-bis(guanidino)-5-aza-nonane synthase: MEKKDYLKNTVEHIDFTAINAVDIIRAMRGMSFTARDLAVAAEIYDTMLADRECAVILTIAGSTSAAGCMRIYADLVRYNMVDAIVATGATIVDMDFFEALGFRHYQGSPHVDDQELRRLYIDRIYDTYIDEEELQICDRTIREIADGLSPKPCSSREFIREMGRYLTTHAVKKNSLVQAAFEADVPIFCPAFSDSSAGFGLVLHQASHPDQHVSIDSVKDFRELTAIKMAVENSGLLMIGGGVPKNFAQDTVICAEVLGKEVPMHRYAIQITVADARDGACSSSTLREATSWGKVDVSYEQMVYAEATSVLPLLASYAYHQGNWKGRPQRRLARHCV, from the coding sequence ATGGAGAAGAAGGATTATTTGAAAAATACCGTGGAACATATTGATTTCACGGCGATTAATGCGGTGGATATTATCAGGGCCATGCGCGGAATGTCTTTCACAGCACGGGATCTTGCCGTTGCCGCGGAAATTTACGACACCATGCTTGCCGACCGGGAATGCGCCGTCATCCTGACCATCGCGGGAAGCACCAGCGCAGCCGGCTGCATGCGGATTTATGCAGATCTGGTCCGCTATAACATGGTCGATGCCATTGTGGCCACGGGGGCGACGATCGTGGACATGGATTTCTTTGAAGCGCTGGGTTTCCGGCACTATCAGGGCAGCCCCCATGTGGATGACCAGGAATTGCGGCGGCTCTACATCGACCGGATCTACGATACCTACATTGATGAGGAGGAGTTGCAGATCTGTGATCGCACGATACGGGAGATTGCCGACGGTCTCTCCCCGAAGCCCTGTTCTTCCCGGGAATTCATCCGGGAGATGGGACGTTATCTGACAACTCATGCCGTCAAGAAGAATTCCCTGGTTCAGGCGGCCTTCGAAGCGGATGTACCCATTTTCTGCCCCGCTTTTTCAGACAGCAGCGCCGGCTTCGGCCTGGTTCTGCATCAGGCCAGCCATCCGGATCAGCATGTAAGCATCGATTCTGTTAAGGATTTCCGGGAACTGACGGCGATCAAGATGGCGGTGGAAAATTCAGGACTTCTGATGATCGGCGGAGGCGTTCCCAAGAATTTTGCCCAGGATACGGTGATCTGCGCTGAAGTGCTGGGCAAGGAAGTGCCCATGCATCGTTATGCCATACAGATCACGGTAGCGGATGCCCGCGACGGAGCCTGCTCCAGTTCCACACTCCGCGAAGCGACGTCCTGGGGTAAAGTGGATGTTTCTTATGAACAGATGGTTTACGCGGAAGCGACTTCCGTGCTCCCTCTTCTGGCCAGTTATGCTTATCACCAGGGGAACTGGAAGGGCAGACCGCAGCGGCGGCTTGCGCGGCACTGCGTCTGA
- a CDS encoding TolC family protein — MKIKFQLIAFLPMLIVFLPLLAGAEGTVIQKGERLNLKRCIETALLYHPVIQAARSTIRIGESRIGQARANYYPQVNWQTEYSRTHPATSRVVEQKTYNDYRINVGLNQMLYDFGKTKTQVDIQKLNTESSRQDLSRVETEIVFGVQQAYYSLVQAQKNLEVAIETVSQFQHHLEQAKGFFEAGAKPKFDVTKAEVDLSNAILNRIRAENALRITRVNLNNAMGIPDIPEYVIDETLLPETYAIDLPSALEKAYAVRPDLQSVKKQVEAAEAAVNLAKKGYYPYLTGNAGYGFGGGDFPLGEGWNVGAALNVPVFNGLETRYSVEEARASLDVVKAQEQTLLQQVRLEVEEAFSNLREAEERTVAAQMAVRQAEENVELATGRYDAGVGNPIEVTDALVSLSNARTNYIAALTDARIARAELEKATGLR; from the coding sequence ATGAAGATAAAATTTCAACTTATCGCGTTTTTGCCGATGCTGATTGTTTTTTTACCTTTGCTTGCCGGCGCCGAGGGGACGGTCATTCAAAAGGGCGAGCGACTGAATCTGAAGCGTTGCATCGAAACAGCCCTCCTTTATCATCCAGTCATTCAAGCCGCGCGAAGCACGATCCGGATCGGAGAAAGCCGGATCGGTCAAGCCAGAGCGAACTATTATCCCCAGGTCAACTGGCAGACCGAATACAGCAGAACTCATCCCGCGACCTCCAGGGTCGTGGAACAGAAAACCTACAATGACTATCGAATCAATGTCGGTCTGAATCAGATGCTCTACGATTTTGGAAAGACGAAAACTCAGGTGGATATTCAGAAACTCAATACGGAATCGTCCCGGCAGGACCTGAGCCGGGTAGAGACGGAAATTGTCTTCGGGGTCCAACAGGCCTATTATTCTCTGGTGCAGGCTCAAAAAAACCTGGAAGTGGCCATCGAAACAGTCAGCCAGTTCCAGCATCACCTCGAACAGGCAAAGGGCTTCTTTGAAGCCGGCGCCAAACCGAAGTTCGATGTGACCAAGGCCGAAGTGGACCTGAGTAATGCCATCCTGAATCGAATCCGTGCGGAGAACGCCCTCCGGATCACCCGGGTTAACCTCAACAACGCCATGGGAATTCCAGATATCCCGGAATATGTCATCGATGAAACGCTATTGCCGGAAACATACGCGATCGACCTGCCCTCGGCACTGGAAAAAGCCTATGCCGTCCGTCCTGACCTGCAGTCCGTCAAAAAGCAGGTTGAAGCTGCGGAGGCGGCGGTTAACCTGGCGAAAAAGGGATATTATCCCTATCTTACAGGAAATGCGGGCTACGGTTTCGGTGGAGGGGATTTCCCCCTCGGTGAAGGCTGGAATGTAGGAGCCGCACTGAATGTACCCGTTTTCAACGGTCTGGAGACCCGGTACTCGGTGGAAGAGGCGAGGGCCAGTCTCGATGTGGTCAAGGCTCAGGAACAGACTCTCCTGCAGCAGGTCCGCCTGGAAGTGGAGGAGGCCTTTTCCAATTTGAGAGAAGCCGAGGAGAGGACAGTGGCGGCACAGATGGCCGTCAGGCAGGCTGAAGAAAACGTTGAACTGGCCACCGGACGTTATGACGCGGGGGTAGGAAATCCGATTGAAGTGACGGATGCCCTGGTTTCCCTGAGCAATGCCAGAACAAATTATATCGCGGCACTGACCGATGCGAGGATTGCCCGGGCCGAGCTGGAGAAAGCCACGGGATTAAGGTAG
- a CDS encoding ABC transporter ATP-binding protein, whose product MALLETKDLYKIYEVGENVVHALDGVSVTIDRGEFVAIMGPSGSGKSTFMNVIGCLDEPTRGQYLLDGIDVGGLTRDELAEIRNRKIGFVFQGFNLLPRTSALENVELPMLYNSLSSAERRKRALDALRMLGLEGREQHTPNQLSGGQQQRVAIARALANDAPLILADEPTGNLDTKTSIEIMELLVGLNLESAITIVLVTHESDIAEFSRRIIRFRDGRIVSDEAVVKS is encoded by the coding sequence ATGGCGCTTCTGGAGACGAAGGATCTCTACAAGATCTATGAAGTCGGAGAAAATGTCGTGCATGCCCTCGACGGGGTGTCGGTGACGATCGACAGGGGAGAGTTTGTCGCTATTATGGGCCCCTCGGGATCGGGTAAGTCTACATTCATGAATGTCATCGGTTGTCTGGACGAGCCGACTCGGGGTCAATATCTCCTTGACGGAATCGATGTAGGGGGGTTGACGCGTGATGAGCTTGCCGAAATCCGCAATCGAAAGATCGGTTTTGTATTTCAGGGTTTTAATCTCCTTCCCCGGACGTCGGCTCTGGAAAATGTGGAACTGCCCATGCTGTACAACAGCCTGTCGTCAGCCGAAAGGAGGAAACGCGCCCTTGATGCCCTTCGGATGCTGGGGCTGGAAGGCAGAGAACAGCACACCCCCAATCAGCTTTCCGGAGGCCAGCAGCAGCGGGTCGCCATCGCCAGAGCGCTGGCCAATGACGCGCCTCTGATTCTTGCGGACGAACCCACGGGGAATCTCGATACGAAAACGAGCATTGAGATTATGGAGCTTCTTGTCGGATTGAACCTCGAATCGGCAATTACGATCGTGCTGGTTACTCACGAATCCGATATCGCAGAATTCAGCAGGCGGATTATCCGGTTTCGGGATGGGCGCATCGTCAGTGATGAAGCCGTGGTGAAATCATGA
- a CDS encoding TlyA family RNA methyltransferase, with translation MGSREEKIRLDLLLVNRGLSASRERARALILSGAVLVDEKPADKAGALVSCAASVRIKGKDHPYVSRGGLKLKGALDAFQIDVRDLVALDVGASTGGFTDCLLQEGARRVYALDVGYGQLAWKLRTDPRVICIERTNIRYFDGTGMDVPVDLVTIDASFISLKLVIPAALKFLGEGGLLLALIKPQFEVGKGQVGKGGVVREPALRQNVLNDLTAFLRDMGLEVLGSIVSPLPGPKGNREFFVSARLPEEKLSFPGRLESSPASQETAQDKELLSKQ, from the coding sequence ATGGGAAGTAGAGAAGAAAAAATCCGTCTGGACCTGCTCCTGGTGAACCGGGGTCTGTCGGCAAGCCGGGAACGGGCCAGGGCCCTCATTCTATCCGGCGCCGTCCTGGTGGACGAAAAACCCGCGGACAAGGCGGGGGCGCTCGTATCCTGCGCGGCGTCTGTAAGGATCAAGGGAAAGGATCACCCCTACGTAAGCCGCGGCGGACTGAAGCTCAAAGGCGCTCTCGATGCCTTTCAAATCGATGTCCGGGATCTCGTCGCTCTTGACGTCGGGGCTTCCACCGGCGGCTTCACCGATTGTCTCCTTCAGGAAGGCGCACGCCGGGTCTATGCCCTGGACGTGGGGTACGGCCAGCTGGCATGGAAACTTCGCACCGATCCCCGGGTCATCTGCATCGAAAGGACGAATATCCGTTATTTTGACGGCACAGGTATGGACGTTCCGGTGGACCTGGTAACCATCGACGCCTCGTTCATCTCTCTGAAGCTGGTTATCCCTGCCGCGTTGAAATTTCTTGGGGAGGGAGGTCTCCTTCTCGCCCTGATCAAGCCTCAATTTGAAGTGGGAAAAGGCCAGGTGGGGAAAGGCGGCGTGGTCCGTGAACCCGCACTCAGGCAGAACGTTCTGAACGACCTGACGGCCTTTCTCCGGGACATGGGTCTGGAAGTGTTGGGATCGATCGTATCCCCTCTTCCTGGTCCCAAGGGAAACAGGGAATTTTTTGTCTCTGCCCGGCTGCCGGAAGAAAAACTTTCATTTCCCGGTCGGCTGGAGTCTTCTCCTGCAAGTCAGGAAACCGCTCAGGACAAGGAGCTGTTGTCAAAACAATGA
- a CDS encoding exodeoxyribonuclease VII small subunit — translation MAKEKFEEAMAKLEALVRKMETGDMTLEESLKAFEEGIRLSRLCASRLDDAERRVEMLIAENSNVTVQPLRENGEKNES, via the coding sequence ATGGCAAAAGAAAAATTTGAAGAAGCAATGGCCAAACTGGAAGCCCTGGTCCGAAAAATGGAAACAGGTGATATGACCCTTGAAGAATCCCTGAAGGCCTTCGAAGAAGGCATCAGACTTTCACGGCTGTGTGCGTCCCGCCTGGATGATGCCGAACGGCGCGTGGAGATGTTGATTGCTGAAAATTCGAATGTGACGGTGCAGCCCTTACGGGAAAATGGAGAGAAAAATGAATCCTGA